In the genome of Amphiura filiformis chromosome 4, Afil_fr2py, whole genome shotgun sequence, one region contains:
- the LOC140151511 gene encoding actin-related protein 2/3 complex subunit 2-like isoform X1 produces the protein MILLEIKNKIIEETLLAKFENAESGGKPEAIDITIADFDGVLYHVSNLDGDKTKVQVSISLKFYKDLQEHGADELLKKIYGASLQDTPEENYNVTLLYSLENLPESKEKAASSAALLKRHCFASVFLRYFEFQEKEEAGHKRAVIHYRDDETMYVDAFKDRVTVVFSTVFKDDDDVIIGKVFMQEFKEGRRASHTAPQVLFSHKDPPRELDGTDARGGDNVGYITFVLEPRHTNAKARNKTIDLIHIFRDYLHYHIKCSKAYIHSRMRARTSDFLKVLNRARPESTQKERRTISGKTFQRN, from the exons ATGATTCTTctggaaattaaaaacaaaataattgagGAGACTCTTTTAGCAAAATTTGAGAATGCTGAATCAGG AGGCAAGCCAGAAGCCATAGATATTACCATAGCAG ATTTTGATGGTGTCCTGTATCATGTATCCAACTTGGATGGTGACAAGACAAAAGTGCAAGTTAGCATCTCTCTCAAATTCTACAAAGATCTACAAGAACATGGAGCTGATGAG TTACTGAAAAAGATCTATGGTGCCTCCTTACAAGATACACCAGAAGAAAACTACAATGTTACGCTACTGTACAGCCTTGAGAATCTTCCAGAGAGCAAAGAGAAAGCAGCCAGCAGCGCAGCTCTCCTCAAGCGCCATTGCTTTGCTTCTGTCTTCCTCAGATACTTTGAGTTTCAGGAGAAGGAAGAGGCAGGACACAAGAGAGCAGTGATACACTACAGAGATGATGAAACAAT GTATGTGGATGCATTCAAGGACAGAGTTACTGTTGTCTTTAGTACTGTCttcaaagatgatgatgatgtcatcaTAGGAAAAGTTTTTATGCAG GAATTCAAGGAAGGTCGTCGTGCCAGTCACACCGCACCTCAGGTTCTGTTTAGCCATAAAGATCCTCCTAGAGAACTGGATGGAACAGATGCTAGAGGGGGAGACAATGTAGGATATATCACCTTTG TGCTTGAGCCTCGCCACACTAATGCCAAGGCCAGGAATAAGACCATTGATCTGATCCATATCTTCAGAGATTATCTCCACTATCACATCAAATGTTCCAAG GCCTATATCCATTCTCGCATGAGGGCACGTACATCTGATTTCCTGAAGGTCCTCAACAGAGCCAGACCAGAGAGTACACAAAAAGAACGTAGGACTATTTC GGGGAAAACCTTCCAGCGGAACTGA
- the LOC140151511 gene encoding actin-related protein 2/3 complex subunit 2-like isoform X2: MILLEIKNKIIEETLLAKFENAESGGKPEAIDITIADFDGVLYHVSNLDGDKTKVQVSISLKFYKDLQEHGADELLKKIYGASLQDTPEENYNVTLLYSLENLPESKEKAASSAALLKRHCFASVFLRYFEFQEKEEAGHKRAVIHYRDDETMYVDAFKDRVTVVFSTVFKDDDDVIIGKVFMQEFKEGRRASHTAPQVLFSHKDPPRELDGTDARGGDNVGYITFVLEPRHTNAKARNKTIDLIHIFRDYLHYHIKCSKAYIHSRMRARTSDFLKVLNRARPESTQKERRTISSTEQW, from the exons ATGATTCTTctggaaattaaaaacaaaataattgagGAGACTCTTTTAGCAAAATTTGAGAATGCTGAATCAGG AGGCAAGCCAGAAGCCATAGATATTACCATAGCAG ATTTTGATGGTGTCCTGTATCATGTATCCAACTTGGATGGTGACAAGACAAAAGTGCAAGTTAGCATCTCTCTCAAATTCTACAAAGATCTACAAGAACATGGAGCTGATGAG TTACTGAAAAAGATCTATGGTGCCTCCTTACAAGATACACCAGAAGAAAACTACAATGTTACGCTACTGTACAGCCTTGAGAATCTTCCAGAGAGCAAAGAGAAAGCAGCCAGCAGCGCAGCTCTCCTCAAGCGCCATTGCTTTGCTTCTGTCTTCCTCAGATACTTTGAGTTTCAGGAGAAGGAAGAGGCAGGACACAAGAGAGCAGTGATACACTACAGAGATGATGAAACAAT GTATGTGGATGCATTCAAGGACAGAGTTACTGTTGTCTTTAGTACTGTCttcaaagatgatgatgatgtcatcaTAGGAAAAGTTTTTATGCAG GAATTCAAGGAAGGTCGTCGTGCCAGTCACACCGCACCTCAGGTTCTGTTTAGCCATAAAGATCCTCCTAGAGAACTGGATGGAACAGATGCTAGAGGGGGAGACAATGTAGGATATATCACCTTTG TGCTTGAGCCTCGCCACACTAATGCCAAGGCCAGGAATAAGACCATTGATCTGATCCATATCTTCAGAGATTATCTCCACTATCACATCAAATGTTCCAAG GCCTATATCCATTCTCGCATGAGGGCACGTACATCTGATTTCCTGAAGGTCCTCAACAGAGCCAGACCAGAGAGTACACAAAAAGAACGTAGGACTATTTC AAGCACAGAGCAATGGTGA